The Desulfobaccales bacterium nucleotide sequence CTCCAGCTCCAGGTCCTGCATCTCCCCCCAGAGATGGATGTGTTTGGGCCGGATGGCCAGCAGGATATCGTAGAGGGAGAGCATCCCCACCAGCCGGCCCTGGGCGTCCACCACCATCATGCCGAAGACCCGCCGGCCGGTGGCCTCGCTGGCCTCCGCCAAGGCCCGGGCCGCCTGGCCCAAAGTGTGCTGGGGCGTGAGGGTGAAAAAGCGGGTCTCCATCACCTCCCGAGCGGTGTCGGCCATCTTCACCTCCTGCCGGGAAAAACCGGCGTAAATTGTAATAAGTTGTATCACTTCCCTCTCCTGAGGGGCAATGCCGCAGTTTCAGGAAAATTTTCCCCTGTGGAAATCCTGGCAATAAGAGTGGGCATAAGGGTTGTGGCCGTCAAATCTATCACCGGAGGGGAGCAGAATGAGGCTTTTCTCCCGCCGGCTCCAAGGACCTGCGCGGCCTGGTCAACGGCTCCACCCCTGCCCCCCCCTGAAGGTGGGGGATTATATCCAGGTCAAGGAGGGCGTCTCCACCTCCGTCCTCCAGGAACCGGGAGGTCAGCTGGCCGCCCGGGGCGGCACCTGCACCGTGGTCCTCTCCGTCATTCCCGACGGCTCCCACACCGGTTGGAAGGAGGTCCTGGGCTTCGCCGCCAGCCGCCTCACCCTGGTGGACAGCAAAGGTGGCGACAAGCGGGTGGAGGGAGTGACCCTCAATCACTACGCCACCCCCATCGGGATTCCCGGCGGCCCGGTGAACTACGGCCTCTGGGCCACCTCCCCCCGACTGGTGCGCTAAACGGAGCTGACTTGACCACGAGGCCGCACTTCAGCCGGGGTAATCTATCGGGTGAATACACCGAACCGGATGGCGGGCCGCCACCGGATAACGGTAGCCGGACACTCTTCCTCTTCCTCTCCTCCCCACGGCCTCCCTCGGTTGACTTATGTCCTGATGGGGTATAGCATGCAGGGGTACCGCCCTGACCGGCGCATCACCCCTGCGAGGTGCCCATGGACCGCTATGACGACAGCGCCTGGACGGCCAAGATGGCCGTGGGCCTGGATTTCAACTATGCCATGGCCGATTTTGTGGCCGAGCACGGCCTCACCTGGGAAGAGCTCACCGCCTTGGAGTCCCGCATGGCCCAGGTGCGGCAAAACCTGGAGGAGGGCCGCCAAAGCGGCCGCCTGGCCTTTATGGACCTCCCCTATGACCAGACCCTGGTCCGGGAGATCCAGGCCGTGGCCAAACCTTTGCTGGAATTCCTGTGGGAATTTGTCGTCCTGGGGATCGGGGGCTCCGCCCTGGGGGCCCGGGCCTTACACCAGGCCCTCTGCCATCCCCAGCACAACCGCCTGCCTCTGGGCCGTCGGGCACACAAACCCTCCCTCTGGGTGCTGGACAACATCGACCCGGACTGGCTCTACGGTATCTTAGACGGTCTGGACCTGCGCCGCACCGGCGTCAATGTCATCAGCAAATCCGGCAACACCGCCGAGACCCTGGCCCAGTTCCTCTTTGTCCACCGCATGCTGAAAAACCGGGTGGGCGAGGACAAGCTCCGGGAGCGCCTCATCATCACCACCGACCCGGAAAAGGGGCCGCTGCGCCAGCTGGCGCAGAAGGGCGGCTTCCGCTCCCTGCCGGTGCCCCCGGCGGTGGGGGGCCGTTTTTCGGTGCTCTCCGCCGTGGGCCTGTTGCCCGCCCACATGGTGGGCATCAACATCCGGGAGCTCCTGGCCGGGGCCCGGTTCATGGACCAGCGCCTCAAGGAGCGGGACTTCCTGAAAAACCCCGCCCTGCTCCTGGCCGCCCTGGCCTATCTCTTTGCCACCCAGAAGAAGCGCCCCATGTTGGTGATCATGCCCTACGCCAGCACCCTGGCGGGCCTGGCGGAGTGGTTCTGCCAGCTCTGGGCCGAAAGCCTGGGAAAGAAGTACGACCGCGCCGGCCAGGTGGTGGAGGCCGGCAGCACCCCGGTGCGGGCCTTGGGCGTCACCGACCAGCATTCCCAGTTGCAGCTCTACATGGAAGGCCCCCACGACAAGCTCATCCTCTTCCTTAAGGTGGAGAAATTCCAGCACGATATCCCCTTGCCCCCCCTGGAGATGGGGCTGGAGGAGCTGGAATACCTGGAGGGCCGCACCTTAAATGAGCTCCTGGCGGCTGAGTTTGAAGCCACCAGCTTCAATCTCATGAAGGCCGGGCGCCCCAACCTCACCCTCACCCTGCCGGAGGTCAACGCCTTCACCCTCGGCCAGCTCATCTACCTCCTGGAGGTGGCCACCGTGGCGGCGGGCGAGCTCTTCGGCGTCAACCCCCTGGACCAGCCGGGGGTGGAGGGCGGCAAGCGCACCACCTTCGGGCTCATGGGTCGGCCGGGATTTGAAAGCTACCGGGAGGAGATCCGCCACTATAAACCCAAGCAGGTGAAATACACCGCCAACTGAAGGGGAAACTTCCGGCGCACCTGACGGCCCGGTCCTGGGCGTGAAAGGGTCAGTGAACGTTTTTTCCGAGGGGAGAAAGGGGGGATAAACTTCCCCCCTTTCAGGCTCCCCTCCCACCGCCCCTCTCATTGTGGCTAAACGAGCCAGGGCTTCCTTTTGCCCTGCCTTTTTCCCCGCCCTGACCCGGCGGGGCGATTTTTGCCCTGGTTCCCGTCCCTTGCCTGCCTTTTCTCCCTTTCTCATGGTAAAATAAGATGAAATCCTCCCCGGCGTCGCAGGGGGACCCGGACCCGACGCCGCCCGGCAGTGTGAGATGGCCAAGGACACCCCCAAAAACCCCGCCCGGCGGGTGGCTTCCTGGTGGACCCGCCAACAGGACCTGGAGACCTTCCGGCTGGCCCGCTTCTTTTCCCTCACCAGCTTTGTGGTCATCGTGCTGTCCACCGCCCTCCTCACTTTGCTTTTGGCCCATCGGGCCCAGCAGATGGCCCTGAAAAAGAGCCAGGACTATCTGAAGCTCCTGGCCGCCAATCTCAACCACCAGGTCTTCCAGCAGTTTCTCCTGCCCACCGCCATCCTCAGGCAGGGCAACGTGCGGGTGGCCGAACCGGACCAATATCAGCTTTTGGATCAGGTGGTGCGCAACACCATCCATGGCTTCCACGTGGAAAAACTGGCCCTGTATGATGAGGTGGGATTTCTGGCTTACAGCACCGTGCCGGCGGAGCTGGGCAAGGACTGCTTCGAGGTGGTGGGAGTGCGCCAGGCCCTCTTCGGGGAGGAACACTTTGAACTCCCCGGGCGGCATCTCCTCTGGGCCATCTTGGCGCGCCTCAGCCACTCCGAGGCCCGTCTCACCGGCTATTTCCCCTTCCGCCTGGAAGGCAAAGACACCCAGGACGCGGGTGCGGTGGTGGGGGTGTTTGAGATCACCCAGAACATCACCAAGGACCTGGCCGAGATCAGCCGCTTCCAGCTCATCATCCT carries:
- a CDS encoding glucose-6-phosphate isomerase, which produces MDRYDDSAWTAKMAVGLDFNYAMADFVAEHGLTWEELTALESRMAQVRQNLEEGRQSGRLAFMDLPYDQTLVREIQAVAKPLLEFLWEFVVLGIGGSALGARALHQALCHPQHNRLPLGRRAHKPSLWVLDNIDPDWLYGILDGLDLRRTGVNVISKSGNTAETLAQFLFVHRMLKNRVGEDKLRERLIITTDPEKGPLRQLAQKGGFRSLPVPPAVGGRFSVLSAVGLLPAHMVGINIRELLAGARFMDQRLKERDFLKNPALLLAALAYLFATQKKRPMLVIMPYASTLAGLAEWFCQLWAESLGKKYDRAGQVVEAGSTPVRALGVTDQHSQLQLYMEGPHDKLILFLKVEKFQHDIPLPPLEMGLEELEYLEGRTLNELLAAEFEATSFNLMKAGRPNLTLTLPEVNAFTLGQLIYLLEVATVAAGELFGVNPLDQPGVEGGKRTTFGLMGRPGFESYREEIRHYKPKQVKYTAN